Below is a genomic region from Acidimicrobiales bacterium.
CCGTAACGCCGTCACCGTGGCGTCGGGCGGAATCGTCGGCCGGGGCGTCCTGATCGACATTCCCCGGCTGCGCGGCGTCGCATGGCTGGAGCCGGGTGAGGAGATCATGCCGGACGAGCTCGAGGCGGCGTGCCGGGAGGAGGGTGTGACGACGGAACCGGGGGACGTCATCCTGGTCGCGACCGGTCGGGACGCCCGCCGGGCCGAGCACGGGCCGTGGGACCCGTACCGGGTGGGCATCGCCGGCCTGCATCCGGAGTGCATCCCGTGGCTGCACGCCCAGGATCTCTCGGTGCTCGGCTGCGACGGCATATCCGACGTCCTGCCGGGCAACCCGCACAACTGGCCGCTCCCCGTGCACATGTGCACCCTCGTGGCCATGGGGGTGCACCTCCTCGACAACCTCTACCTGGGCGCCCTGGCCGAGGCATGCGCCGCCGAGGGGCGGTGGGAGTTCCTCTTCTGTGTCCCGCCGCTGCAGATCGGGGGCGGCACGGGGTCACCGGTCAACCCGGTGGCCGTCCTCTGAGCGGCGTAGCCTCCCGCCCCGGTGACCCGGACCTTCGATCCCTACGCATCCCAGGCCGACGACCGCTACGAGGCCATGGCCGCCGCCCGGGCGGGAGAGCGGGTCGTGGCCACTCCGGCGGGCTGGTACGTGGCCACCGCCGCCGGCGTGACGACCGGGTTGCGCGAGGTGGAGAAGTTCGTCGGGTCCTTCGCCGACACGGCCAGCCTTCCCGAAGACCTGGTCCCGATCTCGGCCATACCCGAGCCCCGCCACGGCCGGATCCGCCGGGTGATCAACTCGGTGGTGGCCACGCACCGCATGGCGGCCCTCGAGCCGTTTGCCGCCGACCTGGCCCGCCGGCTGGTGGCCGCCGCCGTCTCGGAGGGGGCGGGCGGTGACGCCGTCGATCTGGTCGAGGCGGTCGTCGATCCGTTCCCGTCGGCGGTCATAGCCGAGGCGCTCGGCGTGCCGCTCGAGGACCACGACCGCTTCCGCCGCTGGTCCGACGAGCTGCTGGCGGCCCAGCAGGGTGCGGGTGCGGGGCGGGCCATGGTCGACCAGCACCCCGAGTTCTCCGCCTACATCCGCGACGCGGTGGTCCGGCGCAAGCAGGCGGCGGATCCGCCCGACGACGTCATCGCCCGGCTCCTCCGCACCGACGTCGATGGGGAGTTCCTGTCCGACGAAGCGGTGTGCACCCAGACCATGTTCCTGATCATCGCCGGGAACGAGACGACGCGGAACCTGATCGCCAACGTCCTGCACACCGTGGCCACCGATCCCGCCCTCTACGCCCGGCTGCGCCACGACCGCCCCCTCGTCAACACCGTGATCGAGGAGTCGTTGCGCCACGACTCGCCGGTCCAGGTCCTCGGCCGCGCCGTGCTGCAGGACACCGTCATCGACGGGCGCCCGCTGGCGTGCGGGGACCGCGTGGTGTTCGGGGTGGCGTCGGCCAACCGGGACGAGCAGGTCTACGAGTGCCCGGAGCAGTTCCGCCTCGACCGTCCCCGCCCCCGGGAGCACCTGGCGTTCGGGGCCGGCCCCCACGTCTGCCCCGGCGCATCCCTGGCCCGGATGGAGGCCCGGCTGATGGTGGGGGCCTTCCTCGACGCCGTCGGGTCGTTCTCACTGGTGGACGGGTTCGTGCCCGAGCCCAACCCGGTGTTCTGGGCCTTCGGCCCGCGCCGGCTCCTCGTCCACATGCAGCCGGCCTGAGCCTCGGCCGGGCCGGCGGCGGGGTTCGGTCAGCGCGGCAGGAAGTCGAGAAGCAGCCGGTTGACCCGGTCGGGCGCCTCGAGCTGCATCCAATGGCCGGGGCCCTCCAGGCGCTCGTAGCGCCACGGTCCCTTGACGTTCTCGGCCGACCGGGTCATCTGCCCCTCGGTGAGGGCGAAGTCCCCCGTGCTCCACACGCCCATCGTCGGGGCCTGGACCGGCGGCAGCTCCAGCGGGGGCCCGATGTAGGACTCGGGCGGGATGTTGGCCCGGTACCAGTTGAGCCCCGGCGTGAGCGAGCCGGTCTTCTCCAGCTCGGCGATGACTCCGTCGGCGTCGGGATGTTGTCCCCACGAGCGGAAGTTGGCCCAACCGTCGTTGGACAGCCACTGCTCGGCCACGTCGGGGAACTGGAACAGCAGCATGTACCACGACTTCTCGTACTGGTCCCAGCCGTCGCTCCGGAACGTCGACGGGTGCCCCACCGCCAGCGCCACCAGGTGGTCGACCCGGTCCGGCGCCATGGCGGCGATGGCCCAGGCCACCGCAGCCCCCCAGTCGTGGCCGACCACGTGCGCCCGCTCCACGCCGGCATCGGCCAGCACCGCTCCCACGTCCCCCGCCAGGTAGACGATGTTGTACGCCTCGACCCCGGCCGGCTTGTCCGACGCGCCGTAGCCGCGCTGGTCGGGGACGATGACCTTGAACCCGGCGTCGACGAGGGCGGGGACCTGGTTGCGCCACAGCCGCCCGCTGTCGGGAAAGCCGTGCAGGAGGACCACCGGGCGTCCCTCCCCACTCACCTCGTAGTGGATGCCGACGCCGTCACTGTCCGCTCTCATTGCCGATGATCTCCCTTCCCTCCGCCGGACATCCACAGACTCTTCCATCTCCGAGGCCGAATCGGGATCACGCCGCCAGCCCGACCAGCTCCTCGCGGGTGGGCCCGAACCCCGGTTGCTCCCGCCAGTCCCCGCCGTGCTCGATGAACTTGTCGAGGACCCCCGGACGGGCCAGCACCTCCTCGGGCGTGGCGAGCACGCCGGCCACGTCCAGGAAGCTCCGGAAGCAGTCCGGGTCGCGGAGGAGCGACGCCCGCATGGCCTTGGCGATGCCGAAGGCCGGGTCGTCGGTCTCGTAGGTCCGGCCCGCGGCCAGAGCCTTCATCTCGGCCAGGCGGTGCCGGTCGAACTCCACGGTGGCCCGGTACCAGGGTTCGACCACGCGGGCCGTCGCCTCGGAGAAGGCCTCGTTCAGGGCGGCAGGCCGGTCGGTCCCGACCGATCGGAGGCAGTCCCTCAGGAGCTGGGCGTGCATCATCCCGATCGAGGCGCCCCGGCCCAGGGAGGGGTTGGTGCACGCCCAGGCGTCCGCCACCGCCACGATTCCGGTGGCCACCGGGCGCCCGTCGGGATTCGGATTGCGGATGCGGTCCTCGATCTTGGCCATCGTGATCACCCGGTCCTCGAGTGGCTCGGCGTCGATCCAGTGGGCGACGGTCGGCACGGACCGCACCGCCTTCTCCCAGCGGGCCACGTCCCTGAGGCCGAGCAGGGCCCGGTCGTCCGATCCGGCTATCAGCACCACCGACCACGTGCCGTTGTCGGCGGCGAGGGTCGCCACCGATATCGACCCGAACTCCTGCAGGGCTCCCCCGATGTCGGCGGGCAGGCTGCCGTCGGCTGACCGGTAGTGCCGCCCGTAGTACATGAACCCGCTGTCCTCCAGCTCCTCCTCGGGGGGCCGGGCCCCCACCGCCGCCAGCCAGGCCGGCTGAGCGGAGCGCCGGCCCGTGCAGTCGACCACCAGGTCGGCGGTCAGTTCCTCCCCGTCGGCGGTCGTCACCCCGGTGACGTGGGGCACGCCGGCCGCGGCCTCGGCACCCGTCCGGAGGCCCGCCACCGCCGTTCCCCGCCGCACCTCCAGGCCCGCCGTGGCCGCCGCCACCCCCGCCACGGCCCGCTCGACCACGGCCCGCCGCCCCGTGAGCATCTCGAAGCGGTCGTCCCCCTCCCGGCGTCCGCCCGTGAAGTCCGCCGGCGCCTCCAGCAGCGGGTTGCTGCGGAGGGCGCCGTCCCGCTCGAGGGCCGCCACCACCTCGGGCAGCTCGGCCTCGAGGATCTGGCGGTAGCGGGGCATGAACAGATGGGCCAGCCGGAACTGGTTGACGCCCCTGCGCTCCCAGCTCTCCCAGGCGCCGGCGGCATCGGCCGGGGGCGGCTCCGGGTCCCGTTCGAGCATCCGGACCTCGTTGCGTCCTTGGCCAGCATCATGCCGAGGCCGAGGCCGACGACGCCCCCTCCGACGATCACGACATTGGCCACGACCGCTCCTTTCCGGACGCCGGTCAGTGGCGCCAGTGTCTCACGGCCGCCGGTGGCGGGCCAGATGCGCGCGCGCCTTGAGCGCGCCCCACACCAGTCCCATCTCGGCCAGCTCGGGATCGAGATCGGCGAAGCTGGTCGGGGTTATCCCGTAGATATCGTCGGGGAAGTGGCGCCGGGCGTAGTCGTCCCTTTCGGGAGGTTCGGCACCGGCGTCCCGCAACACCGCCGTGGGCCACGCCACCGCCCGCCGTACCACGGCCATCGGGTTCTGGCGCTGATGGTCGACGTCGGCGGTGAGGAGGGCACGGAGCTCCGGCCCGACCGCCTCGGCCGCATCGGCTCCCACCGCCCGGGCCCGGCTCGCGAGCGCGGCATCGGCCCCTGCCGGCTGTGACGCCGACCTTTCGCGTACCACCCGCTCCGCCCACCCCGGCAGGCTGGCGGTCAGCGCCTCGGCCAGCTCGGCGCCGGCGCGGGCCAGCTCGGCGTCAGGGTCCACTCAGCACCACGGTCCACTCCCGCCGGTGAATCGCGACGGAGGGATCAGTACGTCAGCCGACGGCTTCGCGCCGGTCGGCGCCCCGCTCGCTCAGGCGGTAGAGAAGAGCGCGTTCCTCGGAGCCGAGACGCTCGGCCGCCGCGCTCTGCGGCTTGCGCGGAGTACCGAGCCGCTCGGTGAGCAGGCTCAGGTTGTGCGACGCCGCCTCCAGCTGGTTGCGCAGCTCGTCGCGCTCCGCCGCGAGCGCGTCGCGTTCGGCGCGGGCGCGGGCCGTCTCCCGCTCGAGCTCGGCATTGCGCGCCACCAGCTGATCGAGCCGCCGTCGAACGGAGGCGGTCGGCTGGTTGGCATCGGTGCGCGAGGTGAGGGCGCGCGTCACCTGGGCCAGAAGAGCCGCCGCCACCTGGTCGTAGTCGACATTGGCCGCGTCCACCGTGCCGTGCTCTCCGTCGGAGGTGATGCTCCGCTCCGGTGGGGACCGGACGACTCCGCCCGGCGCCGTCGCTCCCGTGCGGAGGTCGATCTCCGGCGCGGGCGCATCCGCCGCCGGCGCGATGCGATACGTGCGCTTGCCGCGCACCTCGCGGGTGATGTGGCCGGCCTTCTCCATGGAGGAGATCAGCTGCACGAAGCCGAGTGACGTCCCCGCGTAGCCCACGGCGTCCTTGAGTACGGCCGTGGCGCGTCCCTCCCGGTCCTCGACCGGTCCGTTATGCGACAGATATGCGGCTATGCGGTTGCGGGCTGTCAGGTCCTTCGGCACAGAGAGCCTTCTCCGGGTGTCAGGAGTACGCGCCTGCGCTGGGCACGGACTGAGGATGTGTTGGGAGCTGCGTATACGTCAACAGCATTGGTGTGACAATAGGTTCCCATCATATGGATCGCGAAATCAAACCGGGGCCGGATTCCGCTCTCTCCGGGGTGCCCGGGGATAATACACCCCGTTTCCGCATCCCTGCCGCCGTCACACCCCCCGGTCATGATTTGTCCCCATGACGACAACTGCAACGTTCGAGAAGGTCAAGGCGGACGTGGCCGAGAAGGTCCGGAAGCTCCTCGTCCAGGCCGAGGATCCCGCCGCCACCCCCGAAGAGGCCCAGACCTTCACGGCCAAGGCGCAGCAGCTCATGACCAAGTACGCCATCGACCTGGCCATGATCACCGACGCGGAGCGCGTCGACCGGGTCATGGAGCGCGGTTGGAAGATCGAGGGGCCCTATGCCGCCCACAAGGTCTCGTTGGTCAACGCCGTCAGCCGGGCGAACGACTGCCGGGCCATCTACACCCCGCTGGACGGCGGGGCGCGCTACATAGAGGTGGTGGGCTTCCCCACCGACGTCGAGTGGGTCGAGACGCTGTCGGCGTCGCTGGTGTTCCAGCTGACCGTCGTGCTGGCGGCGGCCATGCGCGTGAAGCCGGCCCGGGTGCACGGACGCACCTACGCGGTCGGGTTCGTCGAGGGATTCGTCCAGGAGGTCTCGGGCCGTCTCCACCAGGCCCGGCGGGACGCGGTGGCGGCGGCCGACGCCGAGAGAAGGGCCGGCGCCGGCTTGGACGGATCGCCTTTCGGGCCGATCGGGTCGCGTCCGGACGGCAGGTCGGTCGAGCTGGTGCTCGTGGCCAAGGCCCGGCAGGTGGAGGACGAGTTCAAGGTCCGCTTCCCGGGGGCCCGGAGCGTGAGCAGGTACACCCGGCTGGCGAGCTGGGCCGGGTACGGCCCGGGACGGGACGCGGGCCGGCGCGCCGACCTGGCGCGCGGCTCGGTCGGCACCCGCCGCGGGCTGTCCGCCTGAGCACCTGACCGCGGAGGCGGAGGTCGCGGTGCGCGCCAAGCTCGGAGCGTGGCAGGCCGACGTGTACGCCGCCGAGCACGAGGCCCTGAGCGGTCGGGGCCGGCGGTGGCGGCGGGTGCGCGAAGCCCAGGAGTACGTCGACGCCCTCGTGGCGTCACCCTGGTTCGCAGAGAGATGGCCGCACTTCCTGCGGTGCGTGGTCGAACGCCGGGGCGCCGGCTCGGTGTACTCCACCAACGACGTGCTGGACCGGTGCGGTGACGACGGCGCCCCGGCCGAGGGGGCGGTGCTGCTGGCGGACGGCTGTCTGTGCCAGGAGGTCCTCCTGCACGAGCTCGCCCATCTCCTCGCGCCGCCGGAGTCCGGTCACGGACCCGGGTTCCTGGCCGTCCAGACCGAGCTGGTCCGCCGGGAGATGGGCTTCTACGCCTTCGTCGAGTACCGGGAGGCGCTGGCCCGGCGCCGGCGTGCAGACTTGGCCCGGTGAGCGGACAGCTCGAAGGAAAGGTGGCGGTGGTCACCGGCTCGTCCAGTGGCATCGGGGCGGCGGCGGCCCGGCTGATGGCCGCCGAGGGAGCGCGCATCGTCGTGAACTCCGTGACCTCGGTCGCCGCAGGTGAGGCCCTGGCCGCCGAGCTTCCGGACGCCTCCTACGTCCAGGCCGACATCGCCGACGAGTCGCAGGCGCACGCCCTCGTCGCCGCCACGCTCGAGCGGTACGGCCGCCTCGACATCCTCGTCAACAACGCCGGCGCCACCCGGGTCATCCCCCACCACGACCTGGCGGCGGTGACCGACGAGGACTGGCAGCGCATCCTGGGCACCAACGTGGTGGGTACGTGGTACGTCACCCGGGCGGCGGTGGACGCCCTGCGGGCCGACGGCGGGGGCTGCGTGATCAACGTGACGAGCATCGCCGGCGTCCGCCCCACCGGGAGCTCGATCCCCTATGCCGTCTCCAAGGCCGCCCTCAACCACCTCACCGTGCTGCTCGCCAACATCCTCGGACCGGAGATCCGGGTCAACGCCGTGGCGCCGGGCCTCGTCGACACCCCGTGGACGGCCGACTGGGGACCGGTGAAGGAGATGTGGGCCGGGCGGGCGCCGCTGCGGCGCACGGGAACGCCCGAGGACGTGGCCCGGGTGTGCCTGACGCTGGCCACTGCCGACTGGATGACCGGGGAGGTCGTGCTGGTCGACGGCGGGATGCACCTGCGCTGAGCGGAGCCCGCCGGCGCCGCCCGGCGGCCCGGCCGCGGGCCCGGGGGTTCACACTTCCCTAACGCGTCGGTGCCACGCTGGAGCCCGCTATGGCCAGCGGCCCGGGCACGATCGTCGTCATCGAGGACGACCACAACATCTCCGACCTCGTCGACCTCTACCTGCGCCGGGACGGCTTCCGGGTGATCCAGGCCGCCGACGGGGCGGCCGGCCTCGACGCCATCGCCCGGGAGAAGCCGCGGTTGGTGGTGCTCGACATCGGCCTGCCCGGGGAGATCGACGGCCTCGAGCTGTGCCGGCGCCTCCGCACCCGGGACACGGTGCCGGTGCTCATGCTCACCGCACGCGACACCGAGCTCGACCGGGTCCTCGGCCTCGAGATCGGCGCCGACGACTACGTGACCAAGCCCTTCTCCCCCCGGGAGCTGGTGGCGCGGGTGAAGGCCATCCTGCGCCGGGCCGAGGGTCCCCCTCCGGAGGCCCCCGAGGTGCTGGCCGTCGGCTCCGTCGAGGTCGACCGGGGGCGAAGGGAGGCCCGCGTCGCCGGCACCACCGTTACCCTCGCCGCCCGCGAGTTCGACCTGCTGTCGTTCCTGGCCGACAACACCGGGCTGGTCCTCAGCCGGCAGCAGCTGCTCGACGGGGTGTGGGGCCACGACTGGTACGGGGATCCCCGCACCGTCGACGTCCACGTGCGCCAGCTCCGCAAGAAGCTGGGTGACGCCCTGCCGCTCGCCACGGTGTGGGGTGTCGGGTACCGGCTGGGATGAAGCGGCGCCTGACCGTCGCCATCCTGGGCGTGGTGATCGGCGCCCTCGCCGTCGCCGGCGTCGGCAGCCTCCTCCTGGTCCGGCGGGCCGTGGTCAACCAGACGCGGGACCGGCTCGTCACCCAGGCGCGGGTCATCGCCGGCAATCTCGACACCGTGCTCGGCCGCACCGGCAACGCCCGCAACGTGCTCAAGCTCATCACGGACGTGGCGCGCCTCGAGGACACGGCCATCACCGTGATCCAACCGGGCGGCCAGCTCACCCCGATCGTGCCGTCGGCCCCGCTCCTCGGGCTCGACGGAACGGCGCAGCCGCTGCCGTCGGGCCTGTCCTCCGCCGAGCTGCACCCGGCCCAGTTGCTGGCCGGCCGGACGGTGACGGGCCGCCAGGGCGGACTGGTGTTCGCAGCGGTGCCGACGACGCTCAGCGCGAGCGCCCTGATCCCCGCCAACCCGGCCAACGCCACCCAGTCGGCCCGGGCCACCCGGCTGCGTCAGAGGCTGGCCACCCTGATCCCGAACGGGTCCGTGCAGATGGCCGTCATCGTGACCGGCGTCGTGGTCGGGGCCCCCGGGGCCACGTCCTATTTCATCTTCGCCGGCCTGGCCGCCCTCCTCGTGGCCGCCCTGGTGGCGGAGCGGCTGGGCCAGCGCATAATCCGGCCGCTGCGCGACGTCGAGACGGCGGCCCGGCGCATCGCCGGTGGTGACCTGACGACCCGGCTGTCCGTGGCCGGGGCCGAGTACCCGGAGCTGGCGTCGCTGGCCGGATCGATCAACTCCATGACCGCGAGCCTGGAGCGGTCGCGCGGCCTGGAGCGGCAGTTCTTCATGTCGATCTCCCATGACCTGCGCACCCCGTTGACCTCGATCAAGGGCTGGGCCGAGGCCATCGCCGACGGCGCCACCGACGGCCGGCGGGCGGCGGACGTGATCGGGGCCGAGGCCCGCCGCCTCGAGCGGCTGGTGCA
It encodes:
- a CDS encoding alpha/beta hydrolase codes for the protein MRADSDGVGIHYEVSGEGRPVVLLHGFPDSGRLWRNQVPALVDAGFKVIVPDQRGYGASDKPAGVEAYNIVYLAGDVGAVLADAGVERAHVVGHDWGAAVAWAIAAMAPDRVDHLVALAVGHPSTFRSDGWDQYEKSWYMLLFQFPDVAEQWLSNDGWANFRSWGQHPDADGVIAELEKTGSLTPGLNWYRANIPPESYIGPPLELPPVQAPTMGVWSTGDFALTEGQMTRSAENVKGPWRYERLEGPGHWMQLEAPDRVNRLLLDFLPR
- a CDS encoding DUF2786 domain-containing protein encodes the protein MTTTATFEKVKADVAEKVRKLLVQAEDPAATPEEAQTFTAKAQQLMTKYAIDLAMITDAERVDRVMERGWKIEGPYAAHKVSLVNAVSRANDCRAIYTPLDGGARYIEVVGFPTDVEWVETLSASLVFQLTVVLAAAMRVKPARVHGRTYAVGFVEGFVQEVSGRLHQARRDAVAAADAERRAGAGLDGSPFGPIGSRPDGRSVELVLVAKARQVEDEFKVRFPGARSVSRYTRLASWAGYGPGRDAGRRADLARGSVGTRRGLSA
- a CDS encoding cytochrome P450, producing MTRTFDPYASQADDRYEAMAAARAGERVVATPAGWYVATAAGVTTGLREVEKFVGSFADTASLPEDLVPISAIPEPRHGRIRRVINSVVATHRMAALEPFAADLARRLVAAAVSEGAGGDAVDLVEAVVDPFPSAVIAEALGVPLEDHDRFRRWSDELLAAQQGAGAGRAMVDQHPEFSAYIRDAVVRRKQAADPPDDVIARLLRTDVDGEFLSDEAVCTQTMFLIIAGNETTRNLIANVLHTVATDPALYARLRHDRPLVNTVIEESLRHDSPVQVLGRAVLQDTVIDGRPLACGDRVVFGVASANRDEQVYECPEQFRLDRPRPREHLAFGAGPHVCPGASLARMEARLMVGAFLDAVGSFSLVDGFVPEPNPVFWAFGPRRLLVHMQPA
- a CDS encoding HAMP domain-containing sensor histidine kinase, with translation MKRRLTVAILGVVIGALAVAGVGSLLLVRRAVVNQTRDRLVTQARVIAGNLDTVLGRTGNARNVLKLITDVARLEDTAITVIQPGGQLTPIVPSAPLLGLDGTAQPLPSGLSSAELHPAQLLAGRTVTGRQGGLVFAAVPTTLSASALIPANPANATQSARATRLRQRLATLIPNGSVQMAVIVTGVVVGAPGATSYFIFAGLAALLVAALVAERLGQRIIRPLRDVETAARRIAGGDLTTRLSVAGAEYPELASLAGSINSMTASLERSRGLERQFFMSISHDLRTPLTSIKGWAEAIADGATDGRRAADVIGAEARRLERLVQDLLDLAKLDSHAFSLHLVPTDITEVVADTAESLRPSADEAGISLEVQVPDVRVEALADPDRLAQVVANLVENAYKFARSRIRVAAGPVTGGALIGVEDDGPGIPAEDLAHVFERLHQSGRTPARQAGSGLGLAIVKELTEAMGATVRVDSPVGPDGGTRMVVALMAGSGGGGDAGGGPAARAGAATG
- a CDS encoding response regulator transcription factor: MASGPGTIVVIEDDHNISDLVDLYLRRDGFRVIQAADGAAGLDAIAREKPRLVVLDIGLPGEIDGLELCRRLRTRDTVPVLMLTARDTELDRVLGLEIGADDYVTKPFSPRELVARVKAILRRAEGPPPEAPEVLAVGSVEVDRGRREARVAGTTVTLAAREFDLLSFLADNTGLVLSRQQLLDGVWGHDWYGDPRTVDVHVRQLRKKLGDALPLATVWGVGYRLG
- a CDS encoding glucose 1-dehydrogenase, whose translation is MSGQLEGKVAVVTGSSSGIGAAAARLMAAEGARIVVNSVTSVAAGEALAAELPDASYVQADIADESQAHALVAATLERYGRLDILVNNAGATRVIPHHDLAAVTDEDWQRILGTNVVGTWYVTRAAVDALRADGGGCVINVTSIAGVRPTGSSIPYAVSKAALNHLTVLLANILGPEIRVNAVAPGLVDTPWTADWGPVKEMWAGRAPLRRTGTPEDVARVCLTLATADWMTGEVVLVDGGMHLR
- a CDS encoding cyclase family protein, with the translated sequence MNVRVTEERAAEIFESCRNWGRWGADDERGALNLLTPERVSRAASLARAGRVVSCGRELPVVAGPDNPSPALHHMLAAGDVQLMGGSAFSGSMDFVGVAFHGMAVSHLDALCHVFVNGRMYNDFPAGDVLSTGARRNAVTVASGGIVGRGVLIDIPRLRGVAWLEPGEEIMPDELEAACREEGVTTEPGDVILVATGRDARRAEHGPWDPYRVGIAGLHPECIPWLHAQDLSVLGCDGISDVLPGNPHNWPLPVHMCTLVAMGVHLLDNLYLGALAEACAAEGRWEFLFCVPPLQIGGGTGSPVNPVAVL